AGGTCGGAGAACAGCTCGGCAATCGGTTCGATACGCTCATAGTGCTGGCGGGTTGGGGCATACAGGGATTTCGCTTTTTCGATATCTCCTGCTTTCACCGCGTCGATAAAGGCTTTTGTCCCGGCAACCAGATCCGCAGTCTCTTTCATGACATACGCTTTATACGCGGTGATGGCCTCACCCAGACTCAGCAGGGCATCCCCTTTGGCCGCGTCAGCAGTGGCTTCGCCCTTAACGATCAGTTTCCCTTTCGGGTTCGTCAACAGACCGCAGGTCATGTCATATTCACCCGGTTGCAGGTTAGCGGTCATCTTCTGGGTGAAGCCCGGCGCGATATTTTCGCGCTCTTCCACCACCATCACGCCTTTGAGGATCTCCCACTCCAGCGCCTTTTGACTGTGGTTTTGAATAATAAACTGGGTTTTACCGCTGTTAACCGTGATGGTCATCGGTTCACACTGCTTATCATTCACGGTGACTTTCACCTGCGGAATATCAGCGGCCTGCGCGGATAATGCAGACGCAAAGAGCGCCGCCATACCAACCTGTAACGCACTACGACGAAATTGAATTGCCATGACCTTTCCCATTTAAAAGTATGTTGTAACTAAATAATGCACTTCACGGCGCGATTTGCGACGGCTGAGTGCTGGGGCGCGAAGGCATAAAGAACAGCACCAGCGCCGGAATAAGGTAGAGGAAGTACACCGCCACTTCGCTGATGCTTGGCGTTTCCTGGTAGCCAAAAATGCCTTCCAGTAACGTTCCGGTCAGAGAATGGGTGGAGAGAATGCCGCTGAGGTTAAACGCCACGTCCTGGAAGTGATTCCACAGCCCGGCTTCATGGAAGGCGCGGATCGCCCCCGCCGCCAGCCCGGCCGCGACCAGCAGAATAAACAGGCTGGTCCATTTGAAAAACGCGCCCAGGTTAAGGCGGATGCCGCCCCAGTAGAGCAGAAAGCCGAGCACGACGGCGGTTGCCAGCCCGAGCATGGCACCCAGCGGCGGCCAGATGCCGACATCCTGCTGGAATGCCGCCAGCAGGAAGAAAACCGATTCCAGACCCTCGCGCGCGACGGCGAAAAAGACCATCGCGATCAGCGCCCAGCCGTGGTGATTGCCTTTTTGCAGTGCGTTGTCCACCGCCTGCTCCAGCTGCACCTTCACGTTGCGCGACACTTTGCGCATCCAGAACACCATCCAGGTGAGGATCACCACCGCAATCACTGCGACCAGCCCTTCAAACAGCTCCTGTTCCCGCTGCGGGAATTCGCCGGTAGTTTCGTTGATAAGAATGCCCAACCCCAGACAGAGCGCGGCCGCCAGAAAAACGCCCACCCACATCACGCCAATCCAGCGTCCGCGCTGGGTTCGCTTCAGATAACTGGCGATAAGGCTGACAATCAGGGCCGCTTCAAGGCCTTCACGTAACATAATGAGAAATGGAACAAACATGCCGACACCTTAAATGTTTATCGCGGTCAACTGATGCAAAGAAAGGTAAATTCTTTTGATAGTGATTATCATTACGGCGGAAAGAAAAACAAGCGAAATATGGGGCGTTTTGATGACGAGATGTAAACGGATCGCCGGGTAATAGTTAGCGTAGTTATAATTAAGTTTATAAGTTATAACGAAAATGCCCATTTACGGTTAATCGGCACTGTGGCTAAATGTCCGCCTCAAAAACCAACCGTAACCACACTATGTATAACATTATCCATTTCCTGCTGGCGCTGGTCATAATCCTCGCCCTTGCCTGGCTGGTGAGTTTCGATCGCCGCCAAATTCGTATTCGCTTTGTCTTACAGTTGATCGTTATTGAAATTGCGCTGGCCTTTTTTTTCCTGCACGCGCAAAGCGGCCTGTTTATTATTCGTTACGTCTCGGGATTCTTTGAATCCCTGCTGAAATTCGCGGCCGAAGGGACGAATTTTGTCTTCGGGGGGATGGGTGAAAAAGGGCTGGCGTTTATTTTCCTCGGCGTACTGTGCCCGATTATATTTATTTCGGCGCTGATTGGTATTCTCCAGCACTGGCGTATTCTGCCGATTTTTATTCGCGTAATCGGCACGCTGCTGTCAAAGCTGAACGGCATGGGCAAGCTGGAATCGTTTAACGCGGTAAGCTCGCTGATCCTCGGCCAGTCGGAAAACTTCATTGCTTACAAAGGCGTCCTGGGCGATCTCTCCTCGCGCCGTCTGTTTACGATGGCTGCCACCGCCATGTCGACCGTTTCCCTGTCGATTGTCGGCGCCTATATGACCATGCTCGACGCCAAATTTGTCGTTGCGGCGCTTATTCTCAATATGTTCAGCACCTTTATTATTCTCTCGATTATCAACCCGGCGCGCCCGGAAGCGGAATCAGAGATTAAGCTGGAAAAAATGCATGAATCGCAAAGCTTCTTTGAAATGCTCGGCGAATATATTCTGGCCGGGTTTAAAGTAGCGATGATTATTCTGGCGATGCTGATTGGCTTTATTGCGCTGATTAGCGCGGTCAACGCCCTCTTCTCCAGCGTATTTGGTATGAGCTTCCAGCAGATCCTGGGCTACGTCTTCTATCCGCTGGCGTGGCTTATTGGGATCCCGCTCCACGATGCCTTGCACGCCGGCAGCATTATGGCAACCAAACTGGTGGCGAACGAGTTTGTGGCGATGATTGAGCTGCAAAAAATTGCCCATCAGATGTCACCGCGCGGGCTGGGCATTTTATCCGTCTTCCTGGTGTCGTTCGCTAACTTTGCGTCTATCGGCATTGTCGCCGGAGCGATTAAAGGCCTTAACGAGCGTCAGGGCAACGTGGTCTCGCGCTTCGGTCTGCGTCTGGTGTATGGCGCAACGCTGGTGAGCCTGCTGTCGGCGAGTTTTGCGGGGCTGGTATTGTAAGAGGCTTTGCCGGGTGGCGCTTCGCTTGCACGGGCCTACGGGATTTGTAGGCCCGGTAAGGCGTAGCTGCCACCGGGCCTGGTTTTATTAAAACTGCACGCACACCGGCTGATCGACCCGCATCACCGACTCCTGCGCGAAGCGAGATTTATAGATCCCGCGCAACGCTTCGATATTCTTTTCGCTCTGCGCATCGTGAGCATGGATTAGCATCAGCGCTTTACTCGGCTCCCGCGCCACTTTTCCGTCGTTACCCAGCCACTGACCGCGCGCGTCAAACACCGTTAAGCCGTCGCGAAAACGTGGCGTCACGTCCTGATCGACAAACTGCTGCCACTCGTTGCCGGTGATCTGCGCGCCAGCAGGACGGTTTAAGCCGAAATAGAGCGTGGTCTGCTGCATCTGGTTATCTGCTTTGCAGGTCTCCACGGCTGTGCGTTGCGCGGGCG
This region of Enterobacter cancerogenus genomic DNA includes:
- the efeO gene encoding iron uptake system protein EfeO, with the protein product MAIQFRRSALQVGMAALFASALSAQAADIPQVKVTVNDKQCEPMTITVNSGKTQFIIQNHSQKALEWEILKGVMVVEERENIAPGFTQKMTANLQPGEYDMTCGLLTNPKGKLIVKGEATADAAKGDALLSLGEAITAYKAYVMKETADLVAGTKAFIDAVKAGDIEKAKSLYAPTRQHYERIEPIAELFSDLDGSIDAREDDYEQKAADPKFTGFHRLEKALFGDNSTKGMEKYAEQLNSDVLDLQKRISELAFPPSKVVGGAAGLIEEVAASKISGEEDRYSHTDLWDFQANVDGAQKIVDLLRPQLQKENGELLAKVDANFRKVDAILAKYRTKDGFETYDKLTDADRNALKGPVTTLAEDLAQLRGVLGLD
- the efeU gene encoding iron uptake transporter permease EfeU: MFVPFLIMLREGLEAALIVSLIASYLKRTQRGRWIGVMWVGVFLAAALCLGLGILINETTGEFPQREQELFEGLVAVIAVVILTWMVFWMRKVSRNVKVQLEQAVDNALQKGNHHGWALIAMVFFAVAREGLESVFFLLAAFQQDVGIWPPLGAMLGLATAVVLGFLLYWGGIRLNLGAFFKWTSLFILLVAAGLAAGAIRAFHEAGLWNHFQDVAFNLSGILSTHSLTGTLLEGIFGYQETPSISEVAVYFLYLIPALVLFFMPSRPSTQPSQIAP
- a CDS encoding NupC/NupG family nucleoside CNT transporter, whose translation is MYNIIHFLLALVIILALAWLVSFDRRQIRIRFVLQLIVIEIALAFFFLHAQSGLFIIRYVSGFFESLLKFAAEGTNFVFGGMGEKGLAFIFLGVLCPIIFISALIGILQHWRILPIFIRVIGTLLSKLNGMGKLESFNAVSSLILGQSENFIAYKGVLGDLSSRRLFTMAATAMSTVSLSIVGAYMTMLDAKFVVAALILNMFSTFIILSIINPARPEAESEIKLEKMHESQSFFEMLGEYILAGFKVAMIILAMLIGFIALISAVNALFSSVFGMSFQQILGYVFYPLAWLIGIPLHDALHAGSIMATKLVANEFVAMIELQKIAHQMSPRGLGILSVFLVSFANFASIGIVAGAIKGLNERQGNVVSRFGLRLVYGATLVSLLSASFAGLVL
- a CDS encoding DUF3574 domain-containing protein, yielding MTIKTGLMVAALLMLAGCNAPAQRTAVETCKADNQMQQTTLYFGLNRPAGAQITGNEWQQFVDQDVTPRFRDGLTVFDARGQWLGNDGKVAREPSKALMLIHAHDAQSEKNIEALRGIYKSRFAQESVMRVDQPVCVQF